Proteins encoded in a region of the Salinibacter grassmerensis genome:
- a CDS encoding sigma-54-dependent transcriptional regulator → MNTTSSTPPTTTSPHILAVDDEVMLHDVFERLFPREGIEVTACSSGTEAIELLEEEDAFDLVLTTHQMSGPDGMELLDHIQEHHPTVRVILLSDQDNAQNAVRAMQKGAADYIPKPFSTDELVDRVKDLLAEPAPSAQSGSLLGGDSAPSAANVTSADGAPTGSADDPDLSTSSSLSPQDGAPESDAQFVGEHKSVQHLKTMVPRVAQSEAPVFIHGESGTGKEILSQLVHDRSARADEPYVPINCAALPSDLVESHLFGHVEGAFTGAVDDMEGAFEQADGGTLLLDEITEIDCGVQAKLLRVLQEQQFQKVGASEKKEVDVRIVATSNRDLRTR, encoded by the coding sequence ATGAACACAACATCGTCTACGCCCCCCACCACGACTTCTCCTCACATTCTGGCCGTCGACGACGAGGTCATGCTCCATGACGTCTTCGAGCGTCTGTTTCCGCGCGAGGGGATCGAGGTAACGGCCTGCTCAAGCGGCACAGAGGCAATCGAGCTGCTGGAGGAGGAGGACGCCTTCGACCTCGTGCTGACCACCCACCAGATGTCGGGGCCCGACGGAATGGAACTTCTGGACCACATCCAGGAGCACCACCCGACGGTTCGCGTCATTCTGCTCTCGGACCAGGACAACGCGCAGAATGCCGTGCGGGCGATGCAGAAGGGCGCCGCCGACTATATTCCAAAGCCGTTCTCGACCGACGAGCTCGTGGACCGCGTGAAGGACCTCCTCGCGGAGCCGGCGCCGTCCGCGCAGTCGGGCAGTCTTCTGGGGGGAGACTCCGCTCCCAGCGCCGCGAACGTCACCTCGGCCGACGGGGCCCCCACCGGCAGTGCCGACGACCCGGATCTCTCCACTAGTTCTTCCCTCTCTCCCCAGGACGGGGCGCCGGAGAGCGACGCACAGTTCGTGGGGGAGCACAAGAGTGTTCAGCACCTCAAGACCATGGTACCCCGGGTTGCGCAGAGCGAGGCCCCCGTCTTCATCCACGGAGAGAGCGGAACGGGGAAGGAGATCCTCTCCCAGTTGGTCCACGACCGGAGCGCCCGTGCTGACGAACCGTACGTCCCCATCAACTGCGCTGCTCTGCCGAGCGACTTGGTGGAGAGCCACTTGTTCGGGCACGTGGAAGGCGCATTCACCGGGGCGGTGGACGACATGGAGGGGGCGTTCGAACAGGCCGACGGAGGGACGTTGCTCCTGGACGAGATCACGGAAATCGATTGCGGCGTCCAGGCGAAGCTACTTCGCGTGCTGCAGGAGCAGCAATTTCAGAAAGTGGGAGCCTCGGAGAAGAAAGAAGTAGACGTACGCATCGTCGCCACGAGCAACCGAGACTTAAGGACGCGGTAG
- the fliE gene encoding flagellar hook-basal body complex protein FliE, which produces MKAAQLQNFRQAAIQQTDEGGDDLPNLDEATDGPSFSDTLENAVEGVDEAQDTANEKVSAFVAGEEKDLHDVMISMNQARLQFELMNEVRSRGLQAYQKLMQTQI; this is translated from the coding sequence ATGAAGGCTGCTCAGCTCCAAAATTTTCGCCAGGCCGCCATCCAGCAGACGGATGAGGGGGGAGACGACCTCCCCAACCTGGACGAGGCAACCGATGGCCCCAGCTTCAGCGATACGCTCGAGAACGCGGTCGAAGGGGTCGATGAGGCGCAGGACACGGCCAACGAGAAGGTAAGCGCCTTCGTGGCGGGGGAAGAGAAAGACCTGCACGACGTGATGATCTCGATGAACCAGGCCCGCCTTCAGTTTGAGCTCATGAACGAGGTGCGCAGCCGAGGACTCCAGGCCTATCAGAAGCTGATGCAGACACAGATCTAA
- a CDS encoding helix-turn-helix domain-containing protein encodes MLAEHFVEKYATQYNLPDKSLSHGLLQHFQTHSWPGNVRELENMIHRGVVMAADADTITKEHVLNASFTRDATTDADSNAGTGGTTLTQLSDGNGPPTIAEMERKLILRTVSQEDVSQKHAAEKLGVSARTIRNKLQEYRDEGFSI; translated from the coding sequence TTGTTGGCCGAACACTTCGTGGAGAAGTACGCCACCCAATACAACCTTCCGGACAAATCCTTGTCACACGGGTTGCTGCAACACTTTCAGACCCACAGCTGGCCCGGCAACGTGCGGGAGCTCGAAAACATGATTCATCGGGGCGTAGTGATGGCCGCCGATGCGGACACCATCACGAAAGAGCATGTGCTGAATGCATCGTTCACGCGGGATGCAACGACCGATGCCGACAGCAATGCCGGTACGGGGGGAACGACACTCACACAACTTTCGGACGGGAACGGTCCCCCAACGATCGCCGAGATGGAGCGCAAACTTATTTTGCGTACCGTGTCACAGGAAGACGTAAGTCAGAAACATGCCGCTGAAAAACTCGGCGTCAGTGCACGTACCATCCGCAACAAGCTACAAGAGTACCGGGACGAAGGATTTTCGATTTAG
- a CDS encoding sensor histidine kinase: protein MPPDTSPERTSVPTLEVPSTSSGAERPDATEGSSPAGGHDEALKHLTSVLTRHLAPLTNTIARHADRLVDAPDPKRRRESAMDVLAASAQIDDLLAALRHYSRPIDAAAQRVAVADAVEDTIGLLDDTAQTRVRMRVEPEADRSIDADPALLRQALLNLLKNALEATTAPETVLLRAARADDASDEAPQVAFEVWNDGEIELDDPSVVFQPFYSARPQHLGLGLPIAAHIAEQHDGSLRLSTNSVADGGTCFTLQV, encoded by the coding sequence ATGCCTCCCGACACGTCCCCCGAGCGCACCTCGGTTCCGACCCTGGAGGTTCCGTCCACGTCCAGCGGGGCGGAGCGTCCCGACGCCACCGAGGGGTCGTCTCCGGCTGGCGGACACGACGAGGCCCTGAAGCACCTGACGTCGGTGCTGACCCGCCACCTCGCCCCCCTCACGAACACGATCGCCCGCCACGCGGATCGCCTGGTGGACGCGCCTGACCCGAAGCGCCGACGCGAGAGCGCGATGGACGTGCTGGCGGCCTCCGCCCAAATTGACGACCTGCTGGCGGCACTCCGTCACTACAGCCGCCCCATCGATGCCGCGGCACAGCGCGTGGCCGTGGCTGATGCCGTGGAGGACACGATCGGCCTGCTCGACGACACGGCGCAGACACGGGTCCGGATGAGGGTGGAACCTGAGGCCGACCGTTCTATCGACGCGGACCCGGCGCTCCTCCGCCAGGCCCTGCTCAACCTTCTGAAGAACGCCCTGGAGGCCACGACTGCCCCGGAAACGGTACTCCTGCGCGCCGCTCGCGCCGACGACGCGTCCGACGAAGCCCCCCAGGTCGCGTTCGAGGTGTGGAACGACGGGGAGATTGAGCTTGACGACCCGTCCGTGGTCTTCCAGCCATTCTACTCCGCCCGCCCCCAGCACCTCGGGCTCGGGCTCCCCATCGCGGCCCACATCGCCGAGCAGCACGACGGGTCGCTCCGTCTTTCCACGAACAGCGTCGCGGACGGCGGGACCTGCTTCACCCTGCAGGTTTGA
- the fliD gene encoding flagellar filament capping protein FliD produces the protein MGTSVGPSRPSNLSPQYQRLIQRTLQIERQPKLELQNERQQKQSTKSVVSDLDGKLSSLQSQLSTLADSSSSPFESRNVSGASGTEAFSVSADETASVGSHSLAVDRLASEDGRVSKTYNSGGSGLRTFFDNNGQQTFSVEVASPTDSNPDAREQVSVTVDPSGSTNKEILGNIQTAVDDALQTAVDDGVISSDERPDVSVVSPTSDTARLSLRSSQKGYQGRLGFSDSGNGLLSELQVNASQKAGDSQGGFLTKVGSDEGSSKLTSEFTLDGLTLTRNSNEVTDALDGVTINLDKATGTESSFDVTADEEGAQSIVENFVDRVNEVISFLREKTEINPGSGEEGELADDTGFRRLSRQLRTDATRPVNGQPERLNTLADIGVEANRDGTLKLTDEDALRTAVRENQGALKDLFAGPDGVATRMKERVDQYADTGGLLDDRQDSIDSSIDRIDDRIDSLDERLQRRQQQLRGRFAQVQSTIRSLANQQRSISQRLF, from the coding sequence ATGGGAACGTCTGTTGGTCCGTCTCGCCCCTCAAACCTGAGCCCTCAGTACCAGCGACTGATCCAGCGCACGCTCCAGATTGAGCGCCAGCCCAAGCTGGAGCTTCAGAACGAGCGCCAGCAGAAGCAGAGCACCAAGTCGGTGGTGAGCGACCTGGACGGCAAGCTCTCGTCGCTTCAGAGTCAGCTCAGCACCCTCGCCGACTCCAGCTCCAGCCCGTTCGAAAGCCGCAATGTCAGTGGCGCTTCGGGGACGGAGGCGTTCAGCGTGTCGGCCGACGAGACGGCGAGTGTGGGCAGCCATTCACTGGCCGTCGACCGATTGGCCTCGGAAGACGGGCGGGTGTCGAAGACCTATAATTCTGGAGGAAGCGGCCTGCGCACCTTCTTTGACAACAACGGGCAGCAGACCTTCTCGGTTGAGGTTGCCTCGCCGACCGACAGCAATCCCGATGCCCGTGAGCAAGTCAGCGTGACTGTGGACCCCAGCGGGTCCACCAACAAAGAGATTCTGGGGAATATACAGACGGCCGTGGACGATGCGCTCCAGACGGCGGTCGACGACGGGGTGATTTCGTCCGACGAGCGCCCCGATGTGTCGGTGGTCAGTCCCACGAGTGATACGGCCCGCCTTTCGCTCCGCAGTTCACAGAAGGGATATCAGGGGCGGCTCGGTTTCTCGGACTCCGGAAACGGACTGCTCTCGGAGCTTCAGGTGAACGCGAGTCAGAAGGCCGGCGACTCGCAAGGAGGGTTTCTCACGAAGGTGGGGAGCGATGAGGGGAGCTCAAAGCTGACCAGTGAGTTTACTCTGGACGGCCTGACGCTGACCCGTAACTCCAATGAGGTCACAGATGCCCTCGACGGCGTGACCATTAATCTCGACAAGGCAACCGGTACCGAGTCTTCCTTCGACGTCACAGCAGACGAGGAAGGGGCACAAAGCATCGTGGAGAACTTCGTCGACCGAGTCAACGAAGTCATCTCTTTTCTCCGAGAGAAAACGGAAATCAATCCGGGAAGCGGTGAGGAGGGAGAGCTGGCCGACGATACAGGCTTCCGGCGCCTGAGTCGGCAGCTCCGCACCGATGCGACCCGGCCGGTAAACGGGCAGCCAGAGCGGCTCAATACCCTCGCGGACATCGGCGTGGAGGCCAACCGGGACGGCACCCTGAAACTCACCGACGAAGATGCCCTTCGTACGGCCGTCCGGGAAAACCAGGGCGCCTTAAAGGACCTGTTTGCCGGCCCCGACGGGGTGGCCACGCGGATGAAAGAGCGTGTGGACCAGTACGCGGACACGGGCGGCCTCCTCGACGACCGGCAGGATAGCATTGACAGCAGCATTGACCGGATCGACGACCGGATCGATAGTCTCGACGAGCGCCTCCAGCGCCGCCAACAGCAGCTTCGAGGCCGGTTTGCACAGGTGCAGAGCACGATCCGCTCGCTCGCTAATCAGCAGCGGTCCATTAGCCAGCGGCTTTTCTAG
- a CDS encoding flagellar protein FliT: protein MAVSAERLDALLHLGERIAEAMEADDWGRVENLLDRRARTIDRLATDAGTDADASPSTTPDAEETDGVLRRKREALSDQHEALLDQLREREDEIEAELNQLQRLQRANDSYDDHTASSTPDQTGRDGVLPPELSG from the coding sequence ATGGCTGTGTCCGCCGAACGTCTCGACGCTCTTCTTCACCTGGGAGAACGAATTGCCGAGGCGATGGAGGCCGATGACTGGGGTCGTGTGGAAAATCTGCTCGATCGGCGCGCGCGGACCATTGACCGGCTTGCGACGGATGCGGGAACGGACGCCGACGCGTCCCCGTCCACAACGCCGGATGCAGAAGAGACCGACGGTGTCCTCCGACGAAAGCGTGAGGCCCTGTCCGACCAGCACGAGGCCCTTTTAGATCAGCTCCGCGAGCGGGAGGACGAGATCGAGGCGGAGCTCAATCAGCTGCAGCGACTGCAGCGTGCAAACGACTCATACGACGACCACACTGCCTCCTCGACTCCGGACCAGACCGGTCGCGACGGAGTGCTTCCCCCCGAACTCAGCGGGTAA
- a CDS encoding flagellar basal body rod protein FlgB, with product METTHVRLLRNAMSAYTQRRRAASSNLANVDTPGYDRMSVSFEEELQEVRRLSGSLREQSEVEADTEVEDEAPVLEEELMSLTDTQMRTRMASRALTEHFDLMRMGITGSAR from the coding sequence ATGGAAACCACACACGTTCGCCTTCTGCGCAACGCGATGTCCGCCTACACCCAGCGTCGACGGGCCGCGTCCAGCAATCTCGCCAACGTCGATACGCCCGGGTACGACCGGATGTCGGTATCCTTTGAAGAGGAGCTACAGGAGGTGCGTCGCCTTTCGGGCAGCCTCCGGGAGCAGTCGGAGGTAGAGGCCGACACGGAGGTTGAAGACGAAGCGCCCGTGCTCGAGGAGGAGCTCATGTCTCTGACGGACACGCAGATGCGCACGCGAATGGCCTCCCGGGCCCTCACCGAGCACTTCGACCTCATGCGAATGGGCATCACCGGAAGCGCGCGGTAG
- the flgC gene encoding flagellar basal body rod protein FlgC, with the protein MPIGNQFLPAMKTAARGLEAQRRKLGAATENLANASTSRTEDGDPFRIKRAVQEVDNADYERLNRGGLDPQLELRSTNARHLREASLPPEQATGDLGPKTEIEEIEKERLEYDPSHPDADEEGYVHYPDVNVAQEMARMTSANRVYEANLSAVEATKSMAQRTFEI; encoded by the coding sequence ATGCCGATCGGAAACCAGTTTCTTCCCGCGATGAAGACCGCCGCGCGCGGTCTGGAGGCCCAGCGCCGTAAGCTCGGCGCCGCCACGGAGAACCTCGCCAACGCCTCCACGTCGCGCACGGAGGATGGGGATCCGTTCCGGATCAAGCGGGCCGTGCAGGAGGTCGACAACGCGGACTACGAGCGCCTGAACCGGGGCGGCCTCGACCCGCAGCTCGAGCTGCGCAGTACGAACGCGAGGCACCTGCGTGAGGCCTCACTCCCGCCGGAGCAGGCCACCGGAGACCTGGGGCCGAAGACCGAGATCGAAGAGATTGAGAAGGAGCGTCTTGAGTATGACCCCTCCCATCCAGACGCGGATGAGGAAGGATACGTCCACTACCCGGACGTGAACGTCGCTCAGGAAATGGCCCGGATGACATCTGCGAATCGCGTCTATGAGGCCAATCTCTCAGCGGTGGAGGCCACTAAGAGCATGGCCCAGCGCACCTTCGAAATTTAA